Proteins from a genomic interval of Rhodococcoides fascians A25f:
- the madC gene encoding MadC family VWA domain-containing protein, with amino-acid sequence MTVHRTFSASVVLDVLAAVFGRTLRRYGVAASPAEVIEVRRVLGLLGARDLTVLRAALRATCAKYDHEQHGFDLAFETLFQDAAEVVVDEHRSSVGAQVAGGLPTDLDVGADQEAAKYAEYNERAVEIGDLLDAPEADKGFNPHKDDDDISLSSEDHDLSIDTDGDMGRRGVTYTVDLERSGSTAAGELASSTSGAVAGQLNWEDPAGILAWFDAYDPSSVYGDGGDSGELSAAMLDRITDAVEAFVAALGDVTGTMSSPVPVDGAVQAIGRHAEIERASHEVLKHMRGTPRPRPREHSRGPLDMRRTVRSSLRTDGIPFRLVTKTPVPDKVRLLVLADVSLSVRPITAFTLRLAQAMHSRAHRCTVMGFVDAPVDVTTTLLGSTGDGALAAVLADARLDLEASSDYGKTFADLLDAHGDVLNKRTAVIIVGDGRCNGRPSGLDALEKIRSKVHRIAWITPEARRYWAQAACSMEDYEQICDRVVVARDGEQLTAQAAELGHALS; translated from the coding sequence ATGACTGTGCACCGGACATTCTCGGCATCTGTGGTACTCGATGTCCTCGCCGCAGTGTTCGGGCGGACGCTGCGCCGCTACGGTGTCGCTGCGTCGCCGGCCGAGGTCATCGAAGTGCGACGCGTCCTCGGCCTTCTCGGTGCACGTGACCTGACGGTTCTGCGCGCGGCGTTGCGCGCGACGTGTGCGAAGTACGACCATGAACAGCATGGTTTCGATCTCGCGTTCGAGACGTTGTTTCAGGACGCGGCAGAAGTCGTTGTGGACGAGCATCGTTCGTCGGTCGGCGCGCAAGTGGCAGGCGGACTTCCCACGGACCTGGACGTTGGAGCGGACCAGGAGGCTGCGAAGTACGCCGAGTACAACGAGCGAGCCGTCGAAATCGGCGATCTGCTCGACGCTCCCGAGGCAGACAAGGGCTTCAACCCCCACAAGGACGACGACGACATCAGTCTGTCGTCCGAGGATCACGATCTGTCCATCGACACCGACGGCGACATGGGCCGACGGGGCGTCACCTACACAGTGGACCTCGAGCGTTCCGGGTCGACGGCGGCCGGGGAGTTGGCGTCGAGCACGAGTGGAGCCGTTGCAGGACAGCTGAACTGGGAGGATCCGGCCGGAATCCTGGCGTGGTTCGACGCCTACGATCCGAGCAGCGTCTACGGTGACGGCGGCGATTCCGGCGAGCTGAGTGCGGCAATGTTGGATCGGATCACCGATGCCGTCGAGGCGTTCGTTGCGGCGCTGGGGGATGTGACCGGGACGATGTCGTCACCGGTGCCGGTCGACGGCGCGGTGCAGGCGATCGGCCGGCATGCCGAGATCGAGCGTGCGAGTCACGAAGTTCTGAAACACATGCGGGGAACTCCGCGCCCCCGACCACGCGAACATTCACGCGGCCCACTCGACATGCGACGCACCGTCCGTTCCAGTCTGCGTACCGACGGAATTCCCTTCCGTCTGGTGACGAAAACACCTGTACCCGACAAGGTGAGACTGCTCGTACTGGCTGATGTTTCGCTCTCGGTGCGGCCGATCACCGCGTTCACGCTCAGACTCGCGCAGGCCATGCATTCGCGCGCGCACCGGTGCACGGTGATGGGCTTCGTGGACGCACCGGTGGACGTGACGACCACGTTGCTCGGTAGCACGGGCGACGGTGCGCTGGCTGCGGTGCTCGCAGACGCCCGACTGGACCTCGAAGCCAGCAGCGATTACGGCAAGACTTTCGCCGACCTCCTGGATGCGCATGGGGACGTGCTGAACAAGCGCACTGCCGTGATCATCGTGGGGGACGGTCGATGCAACGGACGGCCGTCCGGACTCGACGCGTTGGAGAAAATTCGGTCCAAGGTGCACCGCATCGCCTGGATCACTCCCGAGGCCCGCCGTTACTGGGCGCAGGCCGCGTGCTCGATGGAGGACTACGAGCAGATCTGCGACCGGGTGGTGGTCGCGCGGGACGGGGAGCAGTTGACGGCCCAGGCGGCCGAATTGGGGCATGCGCTGTCCTGA
- a CDS encoding MadB family AAA-type ATPase, which yields MTSLSTVRSDDTGTVRFTDAADLQRALGEQDYIADDDLATVVHLATALDRPLLLEGPAGVGKTELAKSLAAASGRKLVRLQCYEGLDDNRALYEWDYAKQLLHVQMLREHIGALTQHVTDIDDASKMLAARDFGLYSEPFLSVRPLLESVLSEEPVVLLVDEVDRTEESMEALLLEVLAEKQVTIPEVGTFTARSDPWVILTSNDTRELSSALKRRCLHFHLDYPTAAREREIVTARAPEVPADIVAEIVDLATELRELPLRKSPSISEVIDAARIASVLGHTDETRKYLLAALVKYSSDMKIAMAGPIAETTHAPTSLGAIVNTTATAFRGHGGRDKGGIGIRR from the coding sequence ATGACCTCACTGTCGACAGTGCGTAGCGACGACACCGGCACCGTTCGATTCACCGACGCCGCCGATCTGCAGCGCGCGCTCGGGGAGCAGGACTACATCGCCGACGACGACCTCGCCACCGTGGTGCATCTTGCGACAGCGCTCGATCGCCCGCTGCTGCTCGAAGGCCCTGCGGGCGTCGGCAAGACGGAGCTTGCCAAATCCCTTGCTGCGGCCAGTGGCCGCAAGCTCGTGCGCCTGCAGTGTTACGAGGGTCTCGACGACAACCGAGCCCTGTACGAGTGGGACTACGCCAAGCAACTGCTGCACGTGCAGATGCTGCGCGAGCACATCGGCGCGCTCACCCAACACGTCACCGACATCGACGACGCCTCGAAGATGCTTGCGGCCAGAGACTTCGGTTTGTACTCCGAACCGTTCCTGTCGGTGCGTCCCCTGCTGGAATCGGTGCTGTCCGAGGAGCCGGTGGTTCTGCTCGTCGACGAGGTCGATCGCACCGAGGAGTCCATGGAGGCACTGCTGCTCGAAGTGCTCGCCGAGAAGCAGGTGACCATTCCCGAGGTCGGCACCTTCACCGCACGCAGCGATCCGTGGGTGATATTGACCTCCAACGACACTCGTGAGCTGTCCTCGGCGCTCAAGCGACGCTGCCTGCACTTCCATCTCGATTACCCGACGGCTGCGCGTGAACGAGAGATCGTCACCGCTCGCGCGCCCGAGGTGCCCGCCGACATCGTGGCCGAGATCGTCGATTTGGCAACCGAACTGCGCGAACTACCGCTGCGCAAGAGTCCGTCGATCTCGGAAGTGATCGACGCGGCTCGTATCGCGTCGGTTCTCGGTCATACCGACGAGACCCGCAAGTACCTGCTCGCGGCCCTGGTCAAATATTCGTCGGACATGAAGATCGCGATGGCGGGACCGATCGCGGAGACAACCCACGCACCGACATCGCTTGGGGCGATAGTCAACACGACCGCGACCGCATTTCGTGGGCACGGCGGACGCGACAAGGGTGGCATCGGAATACGACGATGA
- the mdo gene encoding NDMA-dependent methanol dehydrogenase (This methanol dehydrogenase is considered a nicotinoprotein, since its NADP cofactor remains is not dissociable, but instead remains permanently bound. A member of this family has been shown to act as a formaldehyde dismutase, able to convert two molecules of formaldehyde (plus one water molecule) into one of methanol and one of formate, with no net change in its redox state. More recently, it was shown in Mycobacterium smegmatis that this enzyme is critical to ethanol utilization, for which the biosynthesis of the cofactor-like electron carrier mycofactocin is also required.), which yields MVIELNQIWEFPIKEFHPLPRAKLGVGAHDMIGVEAKELGFKRSLLVTTGLRGSGIIEELIGKIEYQGVEVVLYDKVESNPKDYNVMDGAALYQKEKCDSVISVGGGSSHDAAKGIRVVVAHDGRNINEFEGFSKSTNKQNPPHIAVSTTAGTGSETSWAYVITDTSDMEKPHKWLAFDEASTPTLALDDPLLYYTCPQQWTAFCGFDVLAHGAEPYVSRLDFAPSLGNAIYSIGLVSKHLREAVYDPGNLKAREGMMNAQYIATQAFNSGGLGVIHSISHAISAFYDSAHGLNNAIALPRVWEYNLPSRYERYAEIAVAMGVDTKNMTTVQAADAAVEAAIRLAKDVGIPDNFGSIRSATYDKNRMNTGKYAGKGDVIKGDEKSVLKISEHIQEDWCTPGNPREVTVESMIPVVSHAINESY from the coding sequence ATGGTTATCGAGCTCAATCAGATCTGGGAATTTCCCATCAAGGAGTTTCACCCGCTGCCGCGCGCCAAGCTGGGAGTCGGTGCCCACGACATGATCGGTGTCGAGGCCAAGGAACTCGGGTTCAAGCGCTCGCTGCTCGTCACGACCGGTCTGCGCGGATCGGGCATCATCGAGGAACTGATCGGCAAGATCGAGTACCAGGGCGTCGAGGTGGTTCTCTACGACAAGGTCGAGTCGAACCCCAAGGACTACAACGTCATGGACGGCGCCGCGCTCTATCAGAAGGAGAAGTGCGACAGCGTCATCTCCGTCGGTGGTGGCTCGAGCCACGACGCAGCCAAGGGCATCCGCGTCGTGGTCGCCCACGACGGCCGCAACATCAACGAGTTCGAGGGATTCTCCAAGTCCACGAACAAGCAGAACCCGCCGCACATCGCCGTATCGACCACTGCCGGAACGGGTTCGGAGACATCTTGGGCCTACGTGATCACCGACACCTCGGACATGGAGAAGCCGCACAAGTGGCTCGCCTTCGACGAGGCGTCGACACCGACTCTGGCACTGGACGATCCGCTGCTCTACTACACCTGCCCCCAGCAGTGGACCGCGTTCTGTGGCTTCGACGTCCTCGCCCACGGTGCCGAGCCGTACGTCTCGCGTCTCGATTTCGCGCCGTCGCTGGGTAACGCGATCTACTCGATCGGATTGGTGTCCAAGCACCTCCGCGAGGCCGTGTACGACCCGGGCAATCTGAAGGCTCGCGAGGGCATGATGAATGCCCAGTACATCGCCACGCAGGCATTCAACTCCGGCGGACTCGGTGTCATTCACTCGATCTCGCACGCGATCAGTGCGTTCTACGACAGCGCTCACGGCCTGAACAATGCCATCGCTCTGCCGCGTGTGTGGGAGTACAACCTGCCCTCACGCTACGAGCGCTATGCGGAGATCGCCGTGGCCATGGGCGTCGACACCAAGAACATGACCACCGTTCAGGCTGCCGACGCTGCCGTCGAAGCCGCCATCCGCCTCGCCAAGGACGTCGGCATTCCCGACAACTTCGGATCGATTCGCTCGGCGACCTACGACAAGAACCGGATGAACACCGGCAAGTACGCCGGCAAGGGCGACGTGATCAAGGGCGACGAGAAGTCGGTTCTGAAGATCTCCGAGCACATCCAGGAAGACTGGTGCACCCCGGGCAACCCCCGTGAGGTCACCGTCGAATCGATGATCCCCGTCGTCTCGCACGCGATCAACGAGTCGTACTAA
- a CDS encoding MFS transporter, with product MPHRYAFWVVGVAFIVLMASSAAPSPLYPVYQQAWGFSAITLTVIFAVYALALLLTLLTVGSLSDHIGRKPILIASLLLLIVSLVLFIVADSVPLLIAARVVQGIAAGAATGAMSAAVIDLQPNVSTGPLLNSIAPSLGLAGGALGAGLLVQLAPAPEILVFALLVGAALVLAVALLFVPETSAMRGFDSRRHLASTLLPRASIPKSVRAPFLLIAPALFATWSLGGFHLSLGPSIIGTVFGVDNHIVGGLEIFALFGSGSIAAAVVRNGFPRRVMMIGATVLAIGVALTLVSVEIGSIGLYFVGAVIAGSGWGATFLGAMRTLGALVPAAERGGVFATTFVISYLAFSVPAVVAGLAVHRLGLSTTVELYGGFVITLALISVLGFSMAQRRDR from the coding sequence ATGCCGCACCGGTACGCCTTCTGGGTGGTCGGTGTCGCCTTCATCGTGCTGATGGCGTCCTCCGCAGCACCGTCCCCGTTGTATCCGGTCTACCAGCAGGCCTGGGGATTCAGCGCGATCACGCTCACGGTCATCTTCGCCGTGTATGCACTTGCTCTGCTGCTCACGTTGCTCACCGTCGGTAGTCTGTCGGACCACATCGGGCGCAAGCCGATTCTGATCGCGTCGCTGCTGTTGCTGATCGTCAGCCTGGTGCTGTTCATCGTCGCCGACAGTGTGCCGCTCCTCATCGCGGCTCGCGTCGTACAGGGAATTGCTGCAGGCGCGGCCACGGGTGCGATGAGCGCAGCGGTCATCGATCTGCAGCCGAACGTATCCACCGGGCCGTTGCTCAACAGCATCGCGCCCTCTCTCGGGTTGGCGGGCGGGGCACTCGGTGCCGGGTTGCTGGTGCAGTTGGCACCGGCACCGGAGATCCTCGTGTTCGCTCTGTTGGTCGGCGCGGCGCTCGTCCTCGCGGTGGCGCTGCTGTTCGTGCCGGAGACGTCGGCGATGCGCGGCTTCGATTCTCGACGCCACCTCGCGTCGACGCTGCTGCCGCGAGCGTCGATTCCGAAGTCCGTGCGGGCACCGTTTCTTCTGATAGCGCCGGCTCTGTTCGCCACCTGGTCACTGGGCGGGTTTCACCTATCGCTCGGTCCTTCGATCATCGGAACTGTCTTCGGTGTCGACAACCACATCGTGGGCGGGTTGGAGATCTTCGCGCTGTTCGGTTCGGGTTCGATAGCAGCTGCCGTGGTGCGCAACGGATTTCCTCGCAGGGTGATGATGATCGGCGCCACTGTGCTCGCAATCGGTGTGGCGCTGACCTTGGTCTCGGTCGAGATCGGCTCGATCGGGCTGTACTTCGTCGGTGCTGTGATCGCCGGGTCGGGTTGGGGAGCAACTTTTCTCGGCGCGATGCGCACGCTCGGTGCGCTCGTCCCCGCTGCGGAGCGAGGCGGAGTGTTCGCCACGACGTTCGTCATCAGCTACCTCGCGTTCAGCGTGCCCGCAGTGGTCGCCGGGCTGGCGGTGCACCGCCTCGGTCTGAGCACGACGGTGGAACTGTACGGAGGATTCGTCATCACGCTCGCGCTGATCTCGGTTCTCGGCTTTTCCATGGCTCAGCGTCGAGATCGCTAG
- a CDS encoding glutamate racemase: MIVALIDSGLGMVPTAARLRSLRPELDLVLMMDPDNAPWGPKPDRWVIDRVVGTAQHAVDLGAEVVVLPCNTASVTALSHVRAALGDSVPVVGTVPAIKPAAAVSDRIAIWATAATTASAYQARLIEEFASHRTVTSVACHGLADAIDRGDATGISAAITAAMASTPDDVESIVMGCTHYPLVLGEIVAKLPTQVTMFDSAEAVANQTVRRVDEVGSAVSGTGRVSVWLSGVEGELPASAQRYREGQLLLDSAGVHRF, encoded by the coding sequence ATGATCGTCGCACTGATCGACTCGGGCCTGGGAATGGTCCCGACGGCTGCGCGGCTGCGCAGTCTGCGTCCCGAGCTCGATCTGGTGCTGATGATGGACCCCGACAACGCTCCGTGGGGCCCCAAGCCGGACCGGTGGGTCATCGACCGGGTGGTCGGTACCGCGCAGCATGCCGTCGACCTCGGTGCCGAGGTGGTGGTGCTCCCGTGCAACACCGCCAGTGTGACGGCGCTGAGCCACGTGCGGGCCGCGCTGGGCGATTCCGTGCCGGTGGTGGGGACCGTGCCGGCGATCAAACCCGCTGCGGCGGTGAGTGATCGGATCGCGATCTGGGCGACGGCAGCGACGACGGCAAGTGCGTATCAAGCGCGCTTGATCGAGGAATTCGCGTCGCATCGGACGGTGACGAGTGTGGCCTGCCATGGTCTTGCCGATGCGATCGACCGCGGAGACGCGACTGGCATCAGCGCAGCGATCACCGCTGCAATGGCGTCCACTCCCGACGACGTCGAGTCCATCGTGATGGGGTGCACGCACTATCCGCTGGTACTCGGCGAGATCGTGGCGAAGCTCCCCACTCAGGTGACGATGTTCGACAGCGCCGAGGCCGTTGCCAACCAGACGGTTCGACGCGTCGACGAGGTCGGTTCGGCTGTTTCCGGAACCGGTCGCGTATCGGTGTGGCTCAGTGGAGTCGAGGGCGAACTGCCTGCGAGCGCGCAGCGTTATCGCGAGGGACAGCTGCTGCTCGACAGCGCAGGAGTGCACCGATTCTGA
- a CDS encoding cystathionine gamma-synthase — protein sequence MSEQRSKADNTSWQGFSTKAVHAGYEPDPLTGAVNVPIYASSTFAQDGVGGMRSGFEYARTGNPTRRPLEANLAAIESGTYGRAFSSGMAATDCLLRSALRPGDHLVIPNDAYGGTYRLIDKVFTQWGIEYSVAAVSDVDEVRAAMRPNTKLVWVETPTNPLLNVGDIEALSGVAHEGGAKLVVDNTFASPYLQQPLSLGADVVLHSTTKYIGGHSDVVGGALVTDSEELDTAFAFLQNGAGGVPGPFDAFLTLRGIKTLALRMERHSDNAEKIVEFLDGHPAISQVIYPGLESHPSHAVAAKQMRRFGGMVSVRLAGGKQAALDFCAKTEIFTLAESLGGVESLIEHPGAMTHASTAGSLLEVPDDLVRLSVGIEDGADLVGDVEQALA from the coding sequence ATGAGTGAGCAGCGCAGCAAGGCAGACAACACCTCCTGGCAGGGCTTTTCCACCAAGGCGGTCCACGCAGGCTACGAGCCGGATCCGCTGACCGGCGCAGTGAACGTGCCGATCTACGCCAGCTCCACCTTCGCCCAGGACGGCGTCGGCGGCATGCGCAGCGGATTCGAGTACGCGCGCACCGGCAACCCGACGCGTCGTCCGCTCGAAGCCAATCTCGCGGCCATCGAGTCCGGCACCTACGGTCGGGCGTTCTCCTCGGGCATGGCGGCCACGGACTGCCTGCTTCGCTCGGCGCTGCGTCCCGGCGACCATCTCGTCATCCCCAACGACGCCTACGGCGGCACGTACCGATTGATCGACAAGGTGTTCACCCAGTGGGGCATCGAGTACTCGGTGGCCGCGGTGTCGGACGTCGACGAGGTGCGCGCAGCGATGCGTCCGAACACCAAGCTCGTCTGGGTGGAGACGCCCACCAACCCGTTGCTCAACGTCGGCGATATCGAGGCGCTGTCGGGCGTCGCGCACGAGGGTGGGGCCAAGCTCGTCGTCGACAACACCTTCGCGTCGCCGTACCTGCAGCAGCCTCTGAGTCTCGGTGCCGACGTGGTGCTGCACTCGACCACCAAGTACATCGGCGGACACTCCGATGTCGTCGGTGGCGCATTGGTGACCGACAGCGAAGAACTCGATACGGCGTTCGCGTTCCTGCAGAACGGAGCGGGCGGAGTTCCGGGGCCGTTCGACGCGTTCCTGACCTTGCGCGGCATCAAGACCCTCGCGCTGCGGATGGAACGGCACAGCGACAACGCCGAGAAGATCGTCGAATTCCTCGACGGGCACCCGGCCATCTCGCAGGTGATCTACCCCGGACTCGAATCGCACCCGTCTCACGCGGTCGCCGCGAAGCAGATGCGACGCTTCGGCGGCATGGTCTCGGTTCGCCTGGCGGGCGGCAAGCAGGCGGCACTCGACTTCTGCGCCAAGACCGAAATCTTCACTCTCGCAGAGTCTCTCGGCGGCGTCGAATCGTTGATCGAACATCCCGGCGCCATGACCCACGCGTCGACTGCCGGTTCGTTGCTCGAAGTTCCCGACGACCTGGTGCGGCTGTCGGTCGGTATCGAGGACGGCGCCGATCTGGTCGGTGACGTCGAGCAAGCGCTGGCATGA
- a CDS encoding acyl-CoA dehydrogenase family protein, with translation MANSQSVDELFAIDSLLDDEERQIRDTVRKFGNERIRPHIADWFDEGTVPARELAKELGSLGLLGMHLEGYGCAGTSATAYGLACLELEAIDSGIRSLVSVQGSLAMFAIWKYGSEEQKQQWLPGMAEGSLIGCFGLTEADFGSNPGGMLTRAKRDGDDWILNGSKMWITNGPVADVAVVWAQTDDKIRGFVVPTDTPGFTANTVKKKLSLRASITGELVFDDVRLPADAMLPEARGLSGPLSCLNEARFGIVFGAMGAARDCIESAIEYSKTRAVFDKPLAGYQITQAKLANMALELGKGQLLALHLGRLKDKGELPGERVSLGKLNNVREAIKIARECRTILGANGITLEYPVLRHANNLESVLTYEGTSEVHQLVIGQALTGSSAVR, from the coding sequence GTGGCCAACTCCCAGAGCGTCGACGAACTGTTCGCGATCGATTCACTCCTCGACGACGAGGAACGCCAGATCCGGGACACCGTCCGCAAGTTCGGCAACGAGCGCATCCGTCCGCACATCGCCGACTGGTTCGACGAGGGCACGGTGCCGGCGCGAGAACTCGCCAAGGAACTGGGCTCGCTCGGCCTGCTCGGCATGCACCTCGAGGGCTACGGCTGCGCCGGAACGTCCGCGACGGCATACGGCCTGGCCTGCCTCGAACTCGAAGCCATCGACTCCGGCATCCGTTCGCTGGTTTCGGTGCAGGGCTCGCTGGCGATGTTCGCGATCTGGAAGTACGGCTCCGAGGAGCAGAAGCAGCAGTGGCTCCCGGGAATGGCCGAGGGTTCGCTGATCGGCTGTTTCGGTCTCACCGAAGCCGATTTCGGATCGAACCCCGGCGGCATGCTCACCCGCGCCAAGCGCGACGGTGACGACTGGATCCTCAACGGCAGCAAGATGTGGATCACCAACGGACCGGTCGCCGACGTCGCCGTCGTATGGGCGCAGACCGACGACAAGATCCGTGGTTTCGTCGTACCGACCGACACACCGGGATTCACCGCGAACACGGTCAAGAAGAAGCTCTCGCTGCGTGCCTCGATCACCGGCGAGTTGGTTTTCGACGACGTACGACTGCCCGCCGACGCGATGCTGCCCGAGGCCCGCGGCCTGAGCGGACCGTTGAGCTGCCTCAACGAGGCCCGCTTCGGCATCGTCTTCGGCGCGATGGGCGCGGCTCGGGACTGCATCGAATCGGCCATCGAGTACTCGAAGACCCGCGCAGTGTTCGACAAGCCCCTCGCCGGATATCAGATCACTCAGGCCAAGCTCGCGAACATGGCCCTCGAACTCGGTAAGGGACAGCTACTCGCGCTGCACCTGGGCCGGCTCAAGGACAAGGGCGAACTGCCGGGCGAGCGGGTGTCTCTCGGCAAGCTCAACAACGTGCGTGAGGCCATCAAGATTGCTCGCGAATGCCGAACAATCCTGGGGGCCAACGGAATCACGCTCGAATACCCGGTGCTCCGTCACGCCAACAATCTCGAGTCCGTCCTCACCTACGAGGGCACGTCCGAGGTACATCAACTGGTGATCGGGCAGGCGCTGACCGGCTCGAGCGCGGTGCGGTAG
- a CDS encoding haloalkane dehalogenase, with the protein MHYVESGDGPAMVFLHGNPTSSYLWRHVTDVVARSGYRCIAVDLVGMGRSGASSSGYRLVDHIAHVGEFIAELGLSDVILVGHDWGAVIALALARADPDRVYGVAVMEGHIHPIDRWDDMDDGARELFSALRTTGVGERMVFEDNVFIEAVLPSGILRTLSPDEMDAYRRPFVNPASRAPMLEWAREIPIAGEPSDVVSIVTSNQQVFADATMPTLLMHGSPGAVIGNTEVEWCRTHGRAMTIGDVGSGTHFLPEDQPAAIADALLGWLGT; encoded by the coding sequence ATGCACTACGTCGAATCCGGAGACGGTCCGGCGATGGTGTTTTTGCACGGTAACCCGACATCGTCGTATCTCTGGCGTCATGTGACCGATGTCGTTGCACGTTCCGGTTATCGCTGCATCGCCGTCGACCTCGTCGGAATGGGTCGTTCCGGTGCATCGTCGTCCGGCTACCGTCTGGTCGACCACATTGCCCATGTCGGCGAATTCATCGCCGAGCTTGGTCTGTCCGACGTCATTCTCGTCGGCCACGACTGGGGCGCGGTCATCGCCCTCGCTCTCGCCCGCGCGGACCCGGACCGTGTGTACGGGGTAGCGGTGATGGAGGGTCATATTCATCCCATCGATAGGTGGGACGACATGGACGACGGCGCAAGAGAGCTGTTCTCGGCGTTGCGCACCACCGGTGTGGGTGAGCGAATGGTGTTCGAGGACAACGTTTTCATCGAGGCGGTGCTCCCATCAGGAATTCTGAGGACGCTGAGTCCCGACGAAATGGATGCCTACCGTCGTCCGTTCGTGAATCCTGCCTCGCGCGCACCGATGCTGGAGTGGGCACGTGAAATTCCGATCGCTGGGGAGCCGTCGGATGTCGTATCGATCGTGACGAGCAATCAACAGGTGTTCGCGGACGCGACGATGCCGACCTTGCTCATGCACGGGAGTCCGGGTGCGGTTATCGGGAACACCGAAGTCGAGTGGTGCCGTACCCACGGACGTGCGATGACGATCGGCGACGTCGGTAGCGGCACGCATTTCCTCCCGGAGGATCAACCCGCCGCAATAGCCGACGCTCTACTGGGCTGGCTGGGCACCTAG